One Triticum dicoccoides isolate Atlit2015 ecotype Zavitan chromosome 4B, WEW_v2.0, whole genome shotgun sequence genomic window carries:
- the LOC119292892 gene encoding receptor kinase-like protein Xa21, translating to MSLHMMPLVLLFSLLFPSSHALPGSPPSPPGPAAEELALLAFKSMLTSDGGSPALASWNTSSHFCLWPGVACSREKVVALRLGSSNLSGRISPHLGNLSGLAELDLGGNQLVGDIPPELGRLGRLRSLNLSANLLTGAIPAAIAAGCTNLTSLILGRNSLRGTIPAQIGTTLRKLTLLDLCRNNLTGHIPPSLAELRSMQVLSLCFNNLSGEIPAALGNLTSIQELGLHHNGLSGAIPSSLGLPGGMSFFNLEFNQLTGAIPTSIWNLSSLVLFSVMYNRLSGRMPPDAFAAMPHLHQIQINNNQFHGPFPVSIANASNISLVQLDGNLFAGIIPRDIGRLRNLSILLLGNNLFEAHEPRDWGFITELTNCSQLGLLGLDGNKFGGVLPDSLSNLSTSLYDLQLGSNKITGNIPEGISNLINLQKLDMSHNFFTGSLPSSLGRLPKLASFYVIANKLAGLVPSAIGNLTELSDLRLDMNALSGRIPSTLGNLAKLSSLGLSANSFIGPIPSTLFSIQTLSMVLDVSHNNIEGSIPQEIGNLQNLAELHLESNKLSGEIPTTVGECRFLKSLYLQNNSLNGSIPSTLNQLKDLETLDLSSNNLSGQIPKFLGNISMLQYLNLSLNRFVGEVPTFGVFANATSISIEGNVELCGGIPTLHLLPCSSQIAHRKHKLLAVPIVLSLIATLVVLVTLYKLSMRHKKNRRQTLSPTTMKSHPKLSYSQLVNATDGFSAANFLGSGSFGIVYKGELYDQVGNRTIVAVKVLKLQTPKALKSFAAECEALRNIRHRNIVKIVTICSTFDTRGHGFKAIVYEFMSNGSLAGWLHPEQTEPKQLNLCVRVTILLDVACALDYLSYQGDFFVHCDVKPSNVLLDAEMVAHVGDFGLASQCLEFSVEENSSLELSKSSMGLTGAINSSFQQSMSTMGFRGTIGYAAPEYGAGNKVSTNGDIYSYGILVLETVTGKRPTDSIFRQRLRLREYVEQALGHSMMDVIDKRLQDELQTADDISRKKKMDCLTSLLELGMWCSDETPTRRMLTGDIVRQLESIKESLS from the exons ATGTCTCTTCACATGATGCCGTTGGTGCTGCTCTTCTCGTTGCTGTTCCCAAGCTCCCATGCTCTGCCGGGGTCACCACCTTCTCCTCCGGGCCCGGCTGCCGAGGAGCTCGCGCTTCTCGCCTTCAAGTCCATGCTGACCTCTGACGGTGGTTCGCCGGCGCTGGCATCGTGGAACACGTCGAGCCACTTCTGCCTCTGGCCAGGCGTGGCATGCAGCCGCGAGAAGGTGGTCGCGCTGCGCCTCGGCTCGTCCAACCTCTCCGGCCGCATCTCGCCGCACCTGGGCAATCTGTCCGGCCTCGCGGAGCTGGACCTCGGTGGAAACCAGCTTGTCGGTGACATACCACCGGAGCTTGGCCGTCTCGGCCGTCTCCGCTCCCTCAACCTGAGCGCCAACTTGCTCACCGGAGCCATCCCCGCGGCCATTGCGGCGGGGTGCACCAACCTCACCTCGCTCATCCTGGGCAGGAACAGCCTCCGAGGTACGATCCCCGCCCAGATCGGCACCACCTTGAGAAAGCTCACCCTGCTGGACCTTTGCCGAAACAACCTCACGGGGCACATCCCTCCGTCACTGGCGGAGCTGCGCTCCATGCAGGTTCTGTCTCTGTGCTTCAACAACCTGTCCGGCGAGATCCCAGCCGCGCTGGGAAACCTCACCAGCATCCAGGAGCTAGGCCTCCATCACAATGGCCTGTCCGGAGCAATCCCGTCGTCTCTCGGGCTGCCGGGCGGCATGTCGTTTTTCAACCTCGAGTTCAACCAGTTAACCGGGGCGATCCCTACCTCCATTTGGAACCTCTCGTCTCTCGTTCTGTTCTCCGTCATGTATAACAGGCTAAGCGGCAGGATGCCTCCCGACGCATTCGCCGCCATGCCCCatctccaccagatccaaatcaacAACAACCAGTTCCATGGCCCTTTCCCGGTGTCCATAGCAAATGCTTCCAACATTTCTCTAGTTCAGCTCGACGGCAACCTTTTCGCCGGCATCATTCCCCGTGATATCGGCAGGTTAAGAAATCTCAGCATTCTACTTCTCGGCAACAATCTGTTTGAAGCCCATGAGCCAAGAGATTGGGGATTCATAACCGAATTAACTAATTGCTCCCAGTTAGGACTGCTGGGATTGGATGGTAATAAGTTTGGAGGTGTTCTTCCAGATTCACTCTCCAACCTTTCCACGTCACTGTATGATCTTCAACTTGGGTCCAACAAGATCACAGGAAACATTCCAGAGGGTATTAGTAACCTCATCAACTTACAAAAGCTCGACATGTCGCACAACTTCTTCACGGGAAGTCTCCCCTCTTCATTGGGAAGGCTTCCAAAATTGGCCAGTTTCTATGTCATTGCAAATAAGTTGGCCGGGCTGGTCCCGTCGGCCATAGGAAATCTTACTGAACTATCTGATTTGCGGCTCGACATGAACGCGTTGAGTGGTAGAATACCAAGCACACTTGGAAACCTGGCAAAGCTCTCCTCACTAGGTCTTTCAGCAAATAGTTTCATTGGTCCCATACCCAGCACATTATTCAGCATCCAAACACTCTCGATGGTACTTGATGTGTCACACAATAATATAGAGGGATCCATACCACAAGAAATCGGGAACCTGCAAAATTTAGCAGAATTGCATCTAGAGTCAAACAAATTATCTGGTGAAATCCCCACCACCGTTGGAGAGTGTCGATTTCTAAAAAGTCTTTATCTGCAAAACAACTCCCTGAATGGTAGCATCCCATCAACCCTGAATCAACTAAAGGATCTTGAAACTCTTGACCTGTCAAGCAACAACTTGTCAGGCCAGATACCCAAGTTCCTTGGCAACATCAGCATGCTCCAGTATCTGAACCTTTCCCTTAACCGGTTTGTCGGAGAAGTGCCGACCTTTGGTGTCTTCGCAAATGCTACTTCAATCTCAATCGAAGGCAACGTTGAACTTTGTGGTGGAATACCTACTCTGCATTTGCTTCCCTGTTCTTCTCAAATAGCACACAGGAAACACAAACTTTTAGCGGTTCCTATTGTTCTATCTCTCATTGCAACACTAGTCGTGCTTGTAACACTGTACAAGCTTAGCATGCGGCACAAGAAAAATAGAAGACAAACCCTTTCACCTACAACCATGAAAAGCCATCCAAAGCTATCTTATTCACAGCTGGTAAATGCAACAGATGGGTTTTCAGCAGCCAACTTTTTGGGTTCTGGATCGTTTGGGATTGTGTACAAGGGAGAGCTATATGACCAAGTAGGCAATAGAACAATTGTCGCTGTGAAGGTACTGAAACTTCAAACTCCCAAGGCACTCAAGAGTTTCGCCGCCGAATGTGAAGCACTTAGAAACATCCGGCACCGAAATATTGTCAAGATAGTCACGATCTGCTCAACCTTTGATACTAGAGGGCATGGTTTCAAAGCAATTGTTTATGAATTCATGTCCAATGGTAGCCTAGCTGGGTGGCTACATCCCGAGCAAACAGAGCCGAAGCAACTGAACCTGTGTGTTAGAGTGACCATACTACTTGATGTGGCTTGTGCGCTGGATTATCTTAGCTATCAAGGAGACTTCTTTGTACATTGTGATGTTAAGCCAAGTAATGTGCTCCTAGATGCTGAGATGGTAGCCCACGTTGGAGATTTTGGACTTGCAAGCCAATGCTTGGAATTTTCTGTCGAGGAGAACTCATCTCTCGAACTGTCAAAGAGCTCGATGGGACTTACAGGAGCAATAAACTCATCTTTCCAACAGTCAATGAGCACGATGGGATTTAGGGGAACAATTGGTTATGCTGCACCAG AATATGGGGCTGGAAACAAGGTGTCAACAAACGGAGACATTTACAGTTACGGGATTCTTGTTCTAGAAACTGTAACTGGGAAGAGGCCCACAGACAGCATATTCAGACAAAGACTGAGGCTCCGTGAATACGTTGAGCAAGCTCTGGGTCATAGCATGATGGATGTTATCGACAAGCGGCTCCAAGATGAGCTCCAGACCGCGGATGATATTTCAAGGAAGAAAAAGATGGATTGTCTGACATCGCTGCTCGAACTGGGAATGTGGTGCTCTGACGAAACACCGACGCGCAGAATGCTAACTGGAGATATCGTCAGGCAATTGGAGTCCATCAAAGAATCCCTTTCTTAG